Genomic DNA from Sphingomonas lacunae:
CGTTGATTTCGCGCGCGGCTGCATCCTGTTCTGCAGCTTCCTTGGCGGCGGCCTTTTCAGCCTTGGCGGCTTCGATAGCGAGGCGGCGTTCTTCGCGCTTGGCAGCGGCGGCTTCTTCGCGGCGGGCTTGCGCTTCGCGGCGGGCGGCGATGGTGGCTTCGTCCATCACCGGCTTGGCTTGGAATTTGCTGAGGGCCTTCAGCCGCGCCTCTTTTGC
This window encodes:
- a CDS encoding DUF6481 family protein; the protein is MASYKDPSFQERTALAKEARLKALSKFQAKPVMDEATIAARREAQARREEAAAAKREERRLAIEAAKAEKAAAKEAAEQDAAAREINANKSEAEKKAERDARYAARKARKR